The genomic interval CGACCTCGTCGAACTGGATCTACCGGCACAGACACTGCCCACCCGCGCGGTCCTCTACACCGTCACGCCGGAGCTGCTGGAGCGCGCCGGCATCGAGCCGCCCGAGGTCCCGGGAGCCTTGCACGCGGCCGAACATGCCGCGATCGGCCTGCTCCCGCTCGTGGCGACCTGCGATCGATGGGACATCGGCGGCGTCTCCATCGCCGAGCATCCCGACACCGGCTTGCCGACGATCTTCGTCTACGACGGCCAGCCCGGTGGGGCCGGATTCGCCGAGCGTGGGTTCGCGCAGTTGCGGCAGTGGTTGGCGGCGACGCTGGCGGCCATCGAGTCCTGCGGATGCGCGGCCGGGTGCCCGTCGTGCGTGCAGTCGCCCAAGTGCGGCAACGGCAATCACCCGTTGGACAAGGAGGCGGCGGCTTGGCTGCTCGCGGCGGTTCTGGGCGAGTTGAGCCAGGCGGCCGCGCCTGGTGAAGGCCCGGATTCCGATTTGTGACGAGGCCGCGCTTCGGGCGTGACCGCGTCGCCGCCTGGCTGGGAGATCACCAGCGAGCGCGCTGGCCTGTCCCGGTAGGCGTTGCGCGGTCGGATGCAGCCGGGTTTCGTCCGGATTAAATAGGATGGGATTCATGTTAACTGCGCTATTGCCACACTCCTTTCCGGCGCGACGTGCGGTTTCATTCGAATGGCCCAGACAGCGCGGGCATAAATAGAACTGAAGTCGCATTTGTTGGTCATCTGAATTACGGAATTGCACGCACTCAGGAGGCTGAGCGCAAAGTGTGAACCGCCAGTCACAACTCATCCTCGACTGGTCCTGCTCGCGCGATAGCACTAACTACCCGGGCACCAAACAGACCCATTGGTACATTTCTCTCGGCCGTCACAGTTACATCCCATTGCGACACCGAACACGTCCGTACTCGCGCGCGCATAAGCCGCGCGATGTCTCCAGCCGCGGCACACCCTGCCTCCACTCCCTCCCCGAGCGCACCTGCCCCCGCCAATGCCGCCAGATCAGCAGCTGCCTGCACCCGATGCCGCGCCACCACAGCTGCCCCAACCTGACTGATCAACAACGTGACCGCGATCAAACCCGCGAGCGCGAGGCAGGCCAGCACAGTCGCGCCGCCGCGCTCGTCCCCCGCTTCGATCACCAACCGCCTTCGTGGTGGCCCGTTCAGCCCTCCGCTATCGGCATCGATGCCCGCGAGGTCAGCTCGATCAAGCTGTTCACCGATGAAAGCGAAGCACGTCGCCACCGTGTTCGGCACCCATGGCCGACGTAGCCCGTCGAACCTCACGATCATCGTATCCGTGTGTTCGAGAGGTGTTGGCCCGCAGACCGTTTCGGCATCCTTGCTCACTGAGACACTCCAGGCTCTTGCATGGCAACGGCATCCGCCCGCAACAACAGCGGCAACAACGGCGACCGGGCGGAAACAACCACCACCACCCGGTCCCCTTCCACGCGCATCGCGACGTCGGCGCCCGGCGGTGCTACCCGCCGAGCCACCGCTACCGCATTCGCCTCGTCCCCGCGCGCGGCCAATCGAGCTGCTTCACGCGCGGCGTCGACACAACGCACCTGTGTCGACGCCGCGAGCAAAGCCCCGAAACACAGCACCACCGCAACCAGGACCGCACTCAACGCGATCGCCGCCTCGACTGTCACCGCACCCCGGTCCCCCGCCGACCTCGCTGCCCGCCCAACCTTCACACGCTGGTGTTCAACGCCTTGTCGATGATCTTCGTCAACGCGTTCACGATCGAATCTCCGGTCACCACGGCATACAACACGGCCCCGAAGGCCGCCGCCGCGATAGTCCCGATCGCATATTCGACCGTGCTCATCCCCTCCTCTGCTCCCACCACCCGCAACACCCGCACCCGCATCCCCAACTCCAACCGCCGCCCCACCGCCCAAGCACGAAGGCCGATCCGCCCCCACACCACACGCTGCGCGGCCGCCCACAGATGAAGCGCGGTTCGACCCAACATGGTCGGTTGCACCGCCGCACACGAACGACGGCCAACCCGACCACACACCGTTCGCCGCACCACCTCCCACAGACGAAGCCCGGTTCGACCCACCATGGTTCGCTGCACCGCCGCACACGGAATAAACCCGATTCGCTCCAACACCATCCGCCGCACCGCCGCACACTGGCGAAGCCCGGCCTGACCCAAGACTGTCCGTGCTCGGGCGACGAGGCGGCCCAGCACCGTCGGTCGCGCCACTGCCCACGCACGAAGGCCAACCCGACCCGACACCGTCGGTTGGACCGCCGCACGCGGACGAAGGCGAACCCGACCACACATCGTCGGTCGCACCGCCTTCCGCAGGCGAAACCCTGCCGGCCCCGGCCCCGTCCGTCGCGCCCTCTCCCATGCTCCCGAGACCAGGCGGCCCAGTTCCCGTCGCAACACCGCCGATGCGCGCAGACTGAGCCCGACCAACGCCACGTGCTGTGCCATCACCCATGCCCACAAGGCGACTCGGCCAGAGCCAAGTCGCGCGGTCACCGGCCACGCCGACGACTCGGTTTCGCCAGATCCGCGCCGAACAGCCGTCCGCGTACATCGGCCGATCCGGTCGAGCAGCGGTCGTTGTTCCTGCGTTCGTGCGCGGAATCCATTCGGGCTCAACCGCACTCGGGAGCACAACATCGACGGAGCGCCCATGCTGCCGAGGCGACGCTGTGCACCCGCCCGTGTCCGCGGGATGGTGGAGTCCGACTCGGACGGGAGGGCGGTGTCGGACTCCACCCGCTGCGGGGATTCGTACGGTGGCGGATCGACCTTCCCGATCAGCGGTCGTCGTCCCTGCATTCGGAGTCCCAAACCGTTCGGGCTCGACTCGGCTCGGGCGCACAACATCCACACCGGGTGGCCGATCCTGGCGATTCCACGTTGTGCACCCGCCCGCGTCCGTGGGATGGCCGACGCCCCCCGCTGCGAGGGTTCGCACGTGTGGAGGTCGACCTTCCCAAGCATTGTTGGCTGCTTTGCCATTTGTCCCCGCGCACCGTTTCCGCCTACTGCGGCCCGCTGTGGAAACGTCGGCGCTCGCAGGTCGGCTTCGTTCATCGGTGACTGTTGCACCATCGTTCCTTCCTGGAGACGGGCCTGATCCGGCCTTGCCCGCTGCGAGGAATCCCGAGCCCGCCGGTCGACTTCGTTCAGTTCCGACCGTCGCTCGGCCGTTTGTTCCCGGAGATAGGGGCGTTCCGGCCTGGCCCGATGAGACGATGCCCGTGTCCGCAGGTTGACACAGTTGAGTGCCGGCCGTCGCGCCACCATTCGCTCCCACAGATCGGTCCGGTCCGGGCGTTCCTGTGGGAACGCTCGTGCTGGATGCTCGACCACGTTGCGTGCTTGCCGCACAGTTGTTTCGGCCTGCGGGGCGGTATGGTCTCGCACCTGCTGCAGCGGTGGCTTGACTGCGATTTCGGTTTGGGCGGCCGCTGGGCCGGTCACTCTCTCGATCCGCATTGGGTTCCCCTCTCTTCTGCGTCCGCGCGGCGGATCCGCGTGGGCATGGATTTGTTGTGGTCACAGGAGTCCGTCGCCGAGGACTCGGTGGGCCAGGCCGATTACCACGGGCACTATGCCCAGGCACAGGAATGCCGGGAGGAAGCACAGGCCGAGGGGGCCGCTGATCAGTACGCCTGCTCGTTCGGCGCGGGCGGCTGCGGCATCCTCAAGGGTGGCTCGGTGGTGTTCGGCGAGTTCCGACACTGCCGCGGACAGGGAAGCGCCGGATCTGGCGGAGCGGCGGGCCATGCGGGCCAGGGCCTCGACTTGCTCCGCGCCGGGACGTCCTGCGGCTTCTCGCGCCGCTCGGTCCCAGGCTGTGGTCGCGTCGGCTCCCAATGACAGGAGGTCCGCCGCTCGTCCCAAGGCGTCCGCGAGCACCTCGGGTGCGCTTCCCGCCACCGCCCGTGCTGCGCCTGCCATGGGCAACCCCGAACGCAGACAGGCGGCCAGCAGGTCGAATACGGAGGCGACCGCGAGCGGATCCGTCGTGCTCCTCCGAATCCGCTTGGCGGCCAACGGCTCTGGTACGTCGTCCAGTACCGCGCGCAGTCGCCGGTCCACGGCGACACGGCCCGGTAACAGCACCAGTGCGCAAGCTGCCAGTAGAACCGACACAGCGCCGAAGCTACTCATCAGAACTCTCCTTTCGGTCCTGTCGATTGCGCCTGGCCAGACCTGTGGGCACAACTGCGCGGTCCACAACCCGATGACGTTGAATCCGGCCGAAAATCCTGAACCGCAATCGATTCGAGGCGCTCGACACCCGTCCACACCCGTTCACGCCTCCGCCCAGGTGGTACGTGCCTGTTTGTGCACAACCGTCCCCAGCTGTTGCCGCGTGCCGAAACTTGCGCGCCGGTCACTCCACCCGCCCCAGTTCTCGGGCACATGAGCACAGCCGCTGCTGAGCTGTGGGCGCCCGATGCAGACACCTCGCGCGAACCCGCTAGCCCCGGCTCGGATGTGCAGCAGCACAACCATCCCGAACCATGAGCGCCGACGCACGCACCTCGCGCGCACTCGCCAGGCCGAGGTCCAGTCCAAAGGTGCACACGCATTCCACAAACTGCTGTCGAAGAGCCTTCCGTCTCATGAGGGCACGTCAGAGCGGCGTTGCGCTCGAATGGGCAGGCCCGCGCGGCCGATGCGTCCTTGCCTCGCGGACCTACCAGGCCGAGGTTCCGTTCGAATGCATACCTACCGCCGAGCTGATGGCGACTGCATCTCTGTCTCGTTCGGACCCGGCGAGCGAAGGGCACGTTCGGAGGTGTGGTGCGGACAGCTGAATCAGTTGGGACAGAATGGGTCCTGGGACTTCGGCGGTGGTCACGCCGAGGAGTAGGCCGCCGGATTGACGTGCGGTGGATGTCGGACGGCCGAAATCTCGCAGGGTGCGAATTGTGCACAGTCATCCCCAGGTGTTCGGTCATGTGAGGACCCTTCGGGTGATGGCGTCGGTCCAGAGGACGCCGGTGCAGGCGAGCGCGGTGCCCAAGGGGAGCAGCAGGGTGCCGGTGGGGGTGGTGAAAAGGGTGGTGAGGGGGGCGGCGCCCATTAGTTGGCCCAGGGCTATGCCGAGGAGGGGGAGGTAGGCGAGGACGGTGGCGGTGGCGCGGGCGCCCGCGAGGGCAGCGGTGGTGCGGCTGCGGAAACGGATGCGGGACTGGAGGTCTGTGCGTGCTGCGGTGAGGAGTTCGGCGAGGGCGAGGCCGTGGTGTTCGGCTACTTGCCATGCGGTGGCGACGCGGGCCAGTTCGGGAGCGATGACGGAGTCGGGGTGGTGCAGGGCGGTGGCCCCGGAGCCGCCGAGGCGGCTGCGGGCGGCGCTGATGGTGAAAGCCTGGGCAGCGAGGCCACGTGATTCGCGGGCCGCGACTTCGGCGGCGGAGCTCGGGTGGGCACCCACGCGGAGTTCGGCGATCACGGCTTCGAGAGCGTCCAAGAGGTAGGCGCTTTCGGCGGCACGCTGCCGGTCCCGCCGCATGCGGCGAGTGCGCAGGGCGAAGGTGCCGGTCACGAGTACGGCCGCGGTCAACGGACCGACGCCTACCAGCAGCACGGCCGCGAGGCCGAGCACGATAGGCACAGCGATCATATTGCGCGGCAGTGACTTTCGTTCCGCAGCGGTATCGGCGAACAGCGCGCCGAACCGGCGGCGGGCAGTCGGGACCGGTACCGCGATCAATGCCGTGACGAGGCACGCACACGCGACGATCACCGGTTCGGCCGTTCTGACGGCAGGTCAGTCGCACCGGTGACCGACGGCGACGCAGACAACCGGGAAAGCACTGGGTGGATCGGTGCCGTGATCATTGCGAGAGCCGCTCGGACAGCAGCTTCGACAGTTCTGTGGCGGCCGGGGTAGGGCCGCTGTCGGCTGCCCAGGCGGGGGCTATTCGGACACGGCCATCGGGTTCGCGCTGAACCAAACCGATTTCGCGCAATCCGCGGGTGCCGTCGGCGCGGCGGTGCACGTGCAGTACGACCTGGATGGCGGCGCTGAGTTGGCTGTGCAGGGCGGCGCGGTCCATGCCGCCGAGTGCGGCGAGGGCTTCCAGGCGCGCGGGCACTTCCTGGGGCGAGTTGGCGTGCACTGTGCCCGCTCCCCCGTCGTGGCCGGTGTTCAATGCTGTCAGCAGGTCTACGACCTCGGCTCCGCGCACCTCGCCGACGACGATCCGATCGGGTCGCATACGCAGTGCTTGGCGAACCAGGTCGCGGACAGTCACCGCGCCGACACCTTCGACGTTGGCGGTGCGGGCGACCAGCCGGACCACGTGCGGGTGCGGTGGGGCCAGTTCCGCGGCGTCCTCGACGCAGATGATGCGTTCGTTCGGGTCGACCTTGGCCAGCAGGCCGGACAGCAGGGTAGTTTTGCCCGCACCCGTGCCGCCGACTACGAGGAAGGCCAGCCGGGCGCGAACGATCGACTCCAACAACATCTTCGCTTCGGACGGCACCGCTCCCGCGGCGGCGAGGGCATCGAGCCCCTGAGTGGCCGGGCGCAGCACGCGCAGGGATAGGCAGGTGCCGCCGTGCGCGATCGGCGCGAGTACGGCGTGTAGGCGTACACCGAAGGAATCGCCCAGCGCTGCTTCGCTTCCCGACAGACGCCCGTCTACCCACGGCTGGGCGTCGTCCAGGCGGCGGCCCGCCGACAGTGCCAAGCGCTGGGCCAGCCGGCGTACCGCGGCTTCGTCCGGGAAGCTGATCGAGGTCTTCTCCAGACCGCGGCCGCGATCGACCCATACCGCATCGGGGGCGGTGACCAGTACGTCGGCGACGAGCGGGTCGTGCAGCAGGGGTTCGAGCACGCCGGCACCCGTCAGCTCCGTCTGTAGCAGCCGCAGCGCCCTGAGCAGGTCGGTATCGCCGAGCACCGCGCCGGCTTCGGCCCGGATGGCGGCGGCGACCTGGGCGGGGCCCGGATCTCCGGTGTGCCCGGCCAACCGCTCCCGTACGCGGTCCAACAGCTCCGTGGTCACGAGGGTGCTCATCGGACAGCCTGTGCCACAGGGGAACTCAGCACCGACAGCACCGCGTCGGCCGCGTCTCGAAGCGGTCCGCGGCGCGGCAGACCGAGGCCGGCACGCTCCAGGCGGGCGGTGAGGCCGGGCTGGGCGCGGACTGCGGCGAGCAGGGGCAGGTCGAGGAGTTCGGCGACTTCGGCGCCACGGAGGCCGCCCGGGGCGGGGCCGCGAACGACCAAGCCCTGGTTCGGATTTCGAGTGCCGATGTAGGCGGCGAGTGTTTCGGCGGCGGCGAGGGCGCGCAGGCGAGCGGGCACGATGAGGACGACCAGGTCGGCGGAGTCGAGGATCACGTCGGCATGCGGACCGCGCTCGGCGGAGAGGTCGCAGACGACGAGATCGCCTGCGCCCCTTCCGGCTTCGATTACGGCATGGACAGCGGCCGGTGTGATTTCGACGGGCAATCGCCCGGCACCGCCACGCCCGCAGGACAGCACGGCCAAACCGGGCGCGGCCGCGGGCAGCGCGGCGTGCAGCGCGGCGGCGGAGATCCGGCCGTCCTCGATGACGAGATCGGGCCAGCGCGGGCCGGGCGCGTTCTCGAGGCCGAGCAGCAGGTCGAGACCACCGCCGAGGGGCGCGGCATCGAGCAGGACGGTGTCGGAACGGAACCGTTGCGCAGCCGAACGAAGGGCGGTGGCGGCGGCCAGGATGGAGGCTCCGGCGCCGCCGGTGGCACCCGCGATGGCGATAACTACGCCGTCGCCGTGACGGTATTCGGCATGCTCAGCAAACTTCTCGATAAGCCGCACGGCAGTACCAGGCAGGGCGATGACGAGCTCGGCGCCGACGGCCGCGGCGGCCTGCCAATCGGCGAGCCCCGGCTCGCCGTCGGTCACCAGGACGACGCCGATGCGGCGGAGATATCCGGCTTCGGCGCCGGCCTGCGCGACGGTGGTGTCGACGATGATGAGCGGCGCCGCGGCCCAGCTGTGCCGGCCGATCGGGAGGTCGCGTTCGTCCAGGGCGCGTTCCGTGGCGGCCGCGATCCGGCGAACTTCGTCCCGGAGCCGGGTGTCGCGGACGAGCACCAGGGCCGGTGGGGCCGCGATCACCTGCGCTGCTTCGAGTTCCATGCGGTGAGCGTGCTGCACCGGGGAATCGAGCGGAAGACCCGTTATGCCGAATGTGGATAACTCGGAGGCTGGGGATAACTTTTCTTCGCGCCCTGTGCGAACAAGGGCCGTCCTGAAAATAGAGGACGGCCCCAGCCGGGGGGGGAGGAGGCTGGGGCCGTCGGGTTCAGCCCCGGGGGGTCGGGCTGAACGCGCCTGGACTATGTCCAGGTGCCAGCAATACTACACCCAAGCCCTGGCAAGAACGCAAGTCCGTCATAGGAGAAATTTGTCCCCGCCGACGGCCCGGCGTCTTCCGGGCAAACCTTGTGCCGACGGGGTGCGCGGAGACGATCGATCCTTCCCCCGGCCGCGCTCGTTCGCGCACTCACGGGCCGTCGCTCCCCGGCTCCGGCCGCCCCGGCCCTATCCTGAACGAGTGACAGACGACGGTGATCAGCGCGTGGCCGCATTCTTCGACCTCGACAAGACGGTGATCGCCAAGTCGAGCACCTTCGTCTTCAGTAAGCCCTTCTTCGCCCAGGGCCTGCTCAACCGCCGGTCGGTGCTGGAGAGCAGCTACGCCCACTTCATGTTCCTGCTCTCCGGCGCGGATCACGACCAGATGGAGCGAATGCGCGAGCACCTCACCAAGATGTGCGCGGGCTGGGATGTCGAGCAGGTGAAATCCATTGTGGCGGAGACACTTCACGAGCTGGTCGATCCGCTCATCTACGCCGAGGCCGCGGATCTCATTGCGGACCACAAGATTCGGGGTCACGACGTGGTGATCGTGTCGGCCTCCGGCGAGGAGATCGTCGCACCGATCGCGGAGGTGCTCGGCGCCTCGCACACCGCGGCCACGCGCATGGTGGTCGAGGACGGCAAGTACACCGGCGGGGTCGATTTCTACTGCTACGGCGAGGGCAAGGTTCAGGCCATCGAAAAGCTCGCGGCCAGTGAGGGTTACGACCTGTCCCGCTGCTACGCGTACTCCGATTCGATCACCGATCTGCCGATGCTGCAGGCGGTCGGCCATCCGACGGCGGTGAACCCCGATCGCAACCTGCGCCGCGAGGCCGTGGCCCGGAACTGGCCGGTGCTCACCTTCTCCAATCCGGTGTCACTGTGGGCCCGATTCCAGGCGCCGTCGTCGACCACCCTTGCCGCGACGGCGGCCGTCGGCGTGAGTGCGGTGGTGGCCGGCGCGATCTCCTACCGGCTGCTGCGCAAGCGCCGCTGAGCTTTAACTGACCTGGCATCGGGAGTGCCGCGGTGCTGTTGGGCGGGGCAGCCGAGTGCTAGCGGGAGCGTTTGCCGGTCTGCCTTGGGGGTCGCGGCGACCAGGCATTTAACCACGAAACGCCGATGGACACGCCGGTAATCTGATGTGTTCGCAACCCTTGAGTGACGCCGGTCACAGTGGTAGAAAGGTAGCTACGGAAGGACGGAAGGCCTGGGCGGAATCGGAAGAGAAGATTCAGTCTCCCCTCCCACCCTTCCCAGCACGGACACCAGGCACCCACGCGGAGCGCGCCGCGACAAGGGCAGAAGCGTTGTGGGCCTGCGAGATTCGGCTTGTTGCGGCGAGAGCCTCGCACAGGTTGCGGGGATGAACCGTAGGAGTCCGATCACTCGCCGAGGCCGCGAACACAACCCACCCAGCACGCTTGGTAACCGGGTAGTCCGTGCTTCGCGGGCGGTGAAGTCGCAGCAGCGGCTACGCCGCCCGCTTTGATGTTTCGGGCCGGTCAGGCCACCGCCGAATCGGCGATCGAAGTCGCTTCCCGCGCCCCGTCTTCGAGCGCCGCGCAGCACAGGACGACCCAGCCGCCCACCGCCTCCGCCTCGCCGGTGCCGAACGCGGCGGCCGCATCGAGATAGGCCTGCCGCCGGCGCAACCAGAACACTTCGGGCACGCCCAGGCTGTGTGGATCCAGCCCGCTGGACACGGTGACCAGCCGCGACGCCGCCCGCGCCACCACTCCGTCGGCGGTGCCGAAGGGCCGCAAGGCGAGCAATTCACCGTGCACCACGGCCGCGATCACCGGCGCGGGCGCACGCGTCGCCTGCACGGTCTGTCCCAGCAGGTCCAAGCGTTCGGCGACGCCGGGTGCGGTGCGCGGTCGGCCGAGCAGTGTCTCGTCGGTGACCAGGTCGGCGGCCGCCAGCAGATGCAACCGGGCCAGCGCCTGCAGCGGCGCGCGCTGCCAGGTCCCCGCCAGGTTGCGCAGAGCGTCACCGTCGAGAGCTTGGCCGACCCGCAGCGATCCCGCCAGGATCGGGTCTTCGACCACGCCGTCCGGGGAGGGCAACTCGGTGCTGCCGCCGTCGATGGCCGCGGACGAACGCGCGGCCCGCACGGCTGCTTCGGCGGCCGTGGTCGGCCAGCCTCGGCGGTTCGCCTTGTGCCGATGCACGGCCGCGAGCGCGTCGCGGGCACGGTCGGCGGCGGCACGGACACCGGGCAGGTCGACGAGTGGCTGTAGCGGGTCGGTCACGAGATATGAGGCTAGCGGGCACCCCGCGAACGCCGAACGCCCCGCCGGTCAGCGGGGCGTTCGGCGTTCGAGCGGGCGGACCGAGGCGTCGCGGTATCAGCGGACCGCAACGTCGCGGCCTCAGCGGACCGCACCATCGCGGCCCCAGCGGACCGCAGCCTCGCCGCTCCAGCGGACCGCAGCCTCGCGGCTCCAGCGCACCGTCACGTCACAGCTCCAACGGACCGTCACGTCACAGCACAACGGACCGCCACGCCAAGCCGAGCGCACCGCACGCCAGAGCCCTAGCGCACCGCATGTCACAGCCCCAACGCACCGCACGCCACAGCCCCAACGCACTGCGGCATCCCCGGACTCAGGTGGCGAGCAGCTCCCGGCCCGGGATGGCGTCCAGCAGCCGGCGGGTGTATTCGGTTTGCGGGTTGTCGAATACCTCGGTGGTGGAGGCGGATTCGACGACGCCGCCCTTCTGCATGACCAGCACGTCGTCGGCGATTTGGCGGACCACGGCCAGGTCATGGGTGACGAACAGGTAGGACAAACCCAGTTCGGCTTGCAGATCGTTGAGCAGGTTCAGGATCTGCGCTTGCACCAGTACGTCCAGGGCCGAGACCGCTTCGTCGCAGACCACCACCTCCGGGTTGAGGGCCAGCGCCCGCGCGATGGCGACGCGCTGGCGCTGTCCGCCGGACAGCTCGTTCGGATAGCGGCGCATCACCGTGGCCGGCAGCGACACCTTGTCCAGCAGGTCACGCACGGTGGCCTCGCGTTCTTTGGCGTTGCCGATCTTGTGCGTGCGCAGCGGTTCCTCGATGGTCCGGTAGATCGAGTACATCGGATCCAGGGAGCCGTACGGGTCCTGGAAGATCGGTTGCACTCGACGCCGGAAGGCGAAGGCCTCCTTGGCGTTCAACTTCGCCACCTCGCGACCGTCGAAGGTGACGCTGCCCGAGGTGGGTTCGAGCAGGCCGAGCACCATCTGGGTGACGGTCGACTTGCCGGAACCGGATTCGCCCACGATCGCGGTGGTCGTGCCGCGCTTCAGGCGGAACGACACCTTGTCGACGGCGGTGAAGTCCGTCGACTTCCACGGTGTGCTGCCGCGGATCTTGAACACCTTGGTGAGGTTCTCCGCGATCACCACGTCGTCGCTGACCGTGGCGACGGCCGGATCGTCGGCCAGCACCTGCTCGGCCACCTGTTCGGCGACCTCGACCGCCTGCTCCCGGATCTCGGCGCGCTTGCGCACCGCCGAAAGCCGTTGCGAGGCAAGCGACGGCGCGGAGTTGACCAGCTTCTTGGTGTACAGATGCTGCGGGTTGCGCAGAATCTGCAGCGCCGGACCGGACTCCACCACTCGGCCGCGATACATCACCACCAGATGCTCGGCGCGTTCGGCGGCCAGCCCGAGGTCGTGCGTGATCAGCAGCACCGCGGTGCCGAGTTCGCTGGTCAGTCCGTCGAGATGGTCCAGGATCTGTCGTTGCACGGTGACGTCGAGCGCGGAGGTCGGCTCGTCGGCGATCAGCAGTTTGGGCCGGCACGACAATCCGATGGCGATGAGCGCGCGCTGGCGCATGCCGCCGGAGAACTCGTGCGGGTACTGGTTCATCCGGCGCTCGGCGTCGGACATACCGGCTTCCTCGAGCAGCTCGGCCGCCCGTTTCGCGGCCTCCTTGCCTTTGGCTATCCCGTTGGCCTCCAAGGTCTCCCGGATCTGGAAACCGATCTTCCAGACCGGATTCAGGTTCGACATGGGGTCCTGCGGCACCAGGCCGATACCTCTACCGCGCACCGCCACAATGTCTTTCGACGAGCTCGCGGTGAGGTCCTTGCCGTCGAACATGATCTTCCCG from Nocardia goodfellowii carries:
- a CDS encoding Rv3654c family TadE-like protein; this encodes MSKDAETVCGPTPLEHTDTMIVRFDGLRRPWVPNTVATCFAFIGEQLDRADLAGIDADSGGLNGPPRRRLVIEAGDERGGATVLACLALAGLIAVTLLISQVGAAVVARHRVQAAADLAALAGAGALGEGVEAGCAAAGDIARLMRARVRTCSVSQWDVTVTAERNVPMGLFGARVVSAIARAGPVEDEL
- a CDS encoding TadE family type IV pilus minor pilin codes for the protein MTVEAAIALSAVLVAVVLCFGALLAASTQVRCVDAAREAARLAARGDEANAVAVARRVAPPGADVAMRVEGDRVVVVVSARSPLLPLLLRADAVAMQEPGVSQ
- a CDS encoding DUF4244 domain-containing protein, translating into MRVRVLRVVGAEEGMSTVEYAIGTIAAAAFGAVLYAVVTGDSIVNALTKIIDKALNTSV
- a CDS encoding type II secretion system F family protein; amino-acid sequence: MSSFGAVSVLLAACALVLLPGRVAVDRRLRAVLDDVPEPLAAKRIRRSTTDPLAVASVFDLLAACLRSGLPMAGAARAVAGSAPEVLADALGRAADLLSLGADATTAWDRAAREAAGRPGAEQVEALARMARRSARSGASLSAAVSELAEHHRATLEDAAAARAERAGVLISGPLGLCFLPAFLCLGIVPVVIGLAHRVLGDGLL
- a CDS encoding type II secretion system F family protein, which encodes MIAVPIVLGLAAVLLVGVGPLTAAVLVTGTFALRTRRMRRDRQRAAESAYLLDALEAVIAELRVGAHPSSAAEVAARESRGLAAQAFTISAARSRLGGSGATALHHPDSVIAPELARVATAWQVAEHHGLALAELLTAARTDLQSRIRFRSRTTAALAGARATATVLAYLPLLGIALGQLMGAAPLTTLFTTPTGTLLLPLGTALACTGVLWTDAITRRVLT
- a CDS encoding TadA family conjugal transfer-associated ATPase — its product is MSTLVTTELLDRVRERLAGHTGDPGPAQVAAAIRAEAGAVLGDTDLLRALRLLQTELTGAGVLEPLLHDPLVADVLVTAPDAVWVDRGRGLEKTSISFPDEAAVRRLAQRLALSAGRRLDDAQPWVDGRLSGSEAALGDSFGVRLHAVLAPIAHGGTCLSLRVLRPATQGLDALAAAGAVPSEAKMLLESIVRARLAFLVVGGTGAGKTTLLSGLLAKVDPNERIICVEDAAELAPPHPHVVRLVARTANVEGVGAVTVRDLVRQALRMRPDRIVVGEVRGAEVVDLLTALNTGHDGGAGTVHANSPQEVPARLEALAALGGMDRAALHSQLSAAIQVVLHVHRRADGTRGLREIGLVQREPDGRVRIAPAWAADSGPTPAATELSKLLSERLSQ
- the ssd gene encoding septum site-determining protein Ssd is translated as MELEAAQVIAAPPALVLVRDTRLRDEVRRIAAATERALDERDLPIGRHSWAAAPLIIVDTTVAQAGAEAGYLRRIGVVLVTDGEPGLADWQAAAAVGAELVIALPGTAVRLIEKFAEHAEYRHGDGVVIAIAGATGGAGASILAAATALRSAAQRFRSDTVLLDAAPLGGGLDLLLGLENAPGPRWPDLVIEDGRISAAALHAALPAAAPGLAVLSCGRGGAGRLPVEITPAAVHAVIEAGRGAGDLVVCDLSAERGPHADVILDSADLVVLIVPARLRALAAAETLAAYIGTRNPNQGLVVRGPAPGGLRGAEVAELLDLPLLAAVRAQPGLTARLERAGLGLPRRGPLRDAADAVLSVLSSPVAQAVR
- a CDS encoding HAD-IB family hydrolase is translated as MTDDGDQRVAAFFDLDKTVIAKSSTFVFSKPFFAQGLLNRRSVLESSYAHFMFLLSGADHDQMERMREHLTKMCAGWDVEQVKSIVAETLHELVDPLIYAEAADLIADHKIRGHDVVIVSASGEEIVAPIAEVLGASHTAATRMVVEDGKYTGGVDFYCYGEGKVQAIEKLAASEGYDLSRCYAYSDSITDLPMLQAVGHPTAVNPDRNLRREAVARNWPVLTFSNPVSLWARFQAPSSTTLAATAAVGVSAVVAGAISYRLLRKRR
- a CDS encoding oxidoreductase, translating into MTDPLQPLVDLPGVRAAADRARDALAAVHRHKANRRGWPTTAAEAAVRAARSSAAIDGGSTELPSPDGVVEDPILAGSLRVGQALDGDALRNLAGTWQRAPLQALARLHLLAAADLVTDETLLGRPRTAPGVAERLDLLGQTVQATRAPAPVIAAVVHGELLALRPFGTADGVVARAASRLVTVSSGLDPHSLGVPEVFWLRRRQAYLDAAAAFGTGEAEAVGGWVVLCCAALEDGAREATSIADSAVA
- a CDS encoding dipeptide ABC transporter ATP-binding protein, giving the protein MEPLLDIKDLNVCFTSEGKQIPAVRGVSLAVYPGQTVAIVGESGSGKSTTAHAIIDLLPGSGKVTSGKIMFDGKDLTASSSKDIVAVRGRGIGLVPQDPMSNLNPVWKIGFQIRETLEANGIAKGKEAAKRAAELLEEAGMSDAERRMNQYPHEFSGGMRQRALIAIGLSCRPKLLIADEPTSALDVTVQRQILDHLDGLTSELGTAVLLITHDLGLAAERAEHLVVMYRGRVVESGPALQILRNPQHLYTKKLVNSAPSLASQRLSAVRKRAEIREQAVEVAEQVAEQVLADDPAVATVSDDVVIAENLTKVFKIRGSTPWKSTDFTAVDKVSFRLKRGTTTAIVGESGSGKSTVTQMVLGLLEPTSGSVTFDGREVAKLNAKEAFAFRRRVQPIFQDPYGSLDPMYSIYRTIEEPLRTHKIGNAKEREATVRDLLDKVSLPATVMRRYPNELSGGQRQRVAIARALALNPEVVVCDEAVSALDVLVQAQILNLLNDLQAELGLSYLFVTHDLAVVRQIADDVLVMQKGGVVESASTTEVFDNPQTEYTRRLLDAIPGRELLAT